The nucleotide window tGTCCACACGCaaaaacccttttaattttttttcataagTGGATATCAcctaaaattgaataaaatatatcTTTAATATTTTAAGCCAAACAATGATGACCTCCACTGTCCAGAATATTGTTTGTGAAAGTCTTGAACAACTAAGTCACTTTGAAAAAGGGTAGGTAACAATTTATCAAACAAAAAGGCATCTGCAAACAAATTTTTAAAAACAAGAGCTTTTCAAAACTTATGTCTGCAACTACCACTCCCAAAGTATCTGGATAATAATATTTAGGTAAGCAAGCCATCTAAACCACAATACTTACTGATCTATTGAATCTCTCAGCAAAGTTTTTATATACAGCCGATGATTGGTTTGAATGTTCATTTGTAAACCGTTCATTTACTTCCATTGTAACATTGACTGCCCTTTCAAtgttatctaaaataaaaaatataggaaCATTTAAAAGACAAATAAGTATACAACTTTCAgaaaacatttttgaaagaaatgtataaggaagtgtataattatttaaaatgtaacagttaattaaaactaaaatgtacATCTCATGTAGTCTAGATGATTGTTTGATGAAGGTTTCTGTTGCATTTACAAAATATGGAGCTATGCCATTATTAAACCACACTGTCATGCAGATTTGAATGCACAAAATTGTAATTAATGAGAAAAATCTTACTAAAAAATACAACTGCATCAACTTTAATTGTGGTGAGCATAAAAATGATATTGTAGGAAAATGAATCCTGAGAAACTGTCATGTCAAGCCCACTCACATTTGTGatgtggaattaaaaaaaaaaatgttaatcattaaataatttaattttcattACCAAAACCTATTTAATAGACAAACCTGGTACTAATTGAGGTTCAACAGTATTGCAGAGTCTCCCTGTAAAACCTGGTGGACATAAACAACCCTGGTTGTTTAGTGGAGTCCCACCATTGGCACATGGAACGGCAGTTGTGGTTTTGATCGATGACTGAGtcgatgttgttgttgttataacaGTTTTTGTTGTGGAATCAGCTGTAGTTGAGGTAGGATTTAGAGTAGTTACATCAGAAATCCCTGTTGTACTATCAGCTGGAGTTACAGTAGTTCCTGCTGTATTTGGAGATTCACTGGTTGTTGTGACATCAGTAGTTGTTGAAATACCTGCTGAACCAGTGAAGCCAGGTGTAGTTGCAGTGGAATCTCCTGAAGTTGAACCAGAAATCCCTGTTGTACTATCAGCTGGAGTTACAGTAGTTCCTGCAGTATTTGGAGATTCACTGGTTGCGGTGATATCAATAGTTGTTGAAATACCTGCTGAACCAGTGAAGCCAGGTGTAGTTGCAGTGGAATCTCCTGAAGTTGAACCAGAAATCCCTGTTGTACTATCAGCTGGAGTTACAGTAGTCCCTGCTGTATTTGGAGATTCACTGGTTGCGGTGAAATCAATAGTTGTTGAAATACCTGCTGAACCAGTGAAGCCAGGTGTAGTTGCAGTGGAATCTCCTGAAGTTGAACCAGAAATCCCTGTTGTACTATCAGCTGGAGTTACAGTAGTTCCTGCAGTATTTGGAGATTCACTGGTTGCGGTGAAATCAATAGTTGTTGAAATACCTGCTGAACCAGTGAAGCCAGGTGTAGTTGCAGTGGAATCTCCTGAAGTTGAACCAGAAATCCCTGTTGTACTATCAGCTGGAGTTACAGTAGTCCCTGCTGTATTTGGAGATTCACTGGTTGCGGTGAAATCAATAGTTGTTGAAATACCTGCTGAACCAGTGAAGCCAGGTGTAGTTGCAGTGGAATCTCCAGAAGTTGAACCAGAAATCCCTGTTGTACTATCAGCTGGAGTTACAGTAGTTCCTGCTGTATTTGGAGATTCACTGGTTGCGGTGAAATCAATAGTTGTTGAAATACCTGCTGAACCAGTGAAGCCAGGTGTAGTTGCAGTGGAATCTCCTGAAGTTGAACCAGAAATCCCTGTTGTACTATCAGCTGGAGTTACAGTAGTTCCTGCAGTATTTGGAGATTCACTGGTTGCGGTGAAATCAATAGTTGTTGAAATACCTGCTGAACCAGTGAAGCCAGGTGTAGTTGCAGTGGAATCTCCTGAAGTTGAACCAGAAATCCCTGTTGTACTATCAGCTGGAGTTACAGTAGTCCCTGCTGTATTTGGAGATTCACTGGTTGCGGTGAAATCAATAGTTGTTGAAATACCTGCTGAACCAGTGAAGCCAGGTGTAGTTGCAGTGGAATCTCCAGAAGTTGAACCAGAAATCCCTGTTGTACTATCAGCTGGAGTTACAGTAGTTCCTGCTGTATTTGGAGATTCACTGGTTGCGGTGAAATCAATAGTTGTTGAAATACCTGCTGAACCAGTGAAGCCAGGTGTAGTTGCAGTGGAATCTCCTGAAGTTGAACCAGAAATCCCTGTTGTACTATCAGCTGGAGTTACAGTAGTCCCTGCTGTATTTGGAGATTCACTGGTTGCGGTGAAATCAATAGTTGTTGAAATACCTGCTGAACCAGTGAAGCCAGGTGTAGTTGCAGTGGAATCTCCTGAAGTTGAACCAGAAATCCCTGTTGTACTATCAGCTGGAGTTACAGTAGTCCCTGCTGTATTTGGAGATTCACTGGTTGCGGTGAAATCAATAGTTGTTGAAATACCTGCTGAACCAGTGAAGCCAGGTGTAGTTGCAGTGGAATCTCCTGAAGTTGAACCAGAAATACCTGTTGTACTATCATCTGTTGTTACAGTAGTTTCTGCTGTATTTGGAGATTCACTGGCTGATGTGCCATCTATAGTTGTTGAACTATCTGATGAATCAGTGGAGCCAGGTGTAGTTAAAGTGAGAGCTGCAGCTGTTGAAGCAGAAATTCCTGTTGTACTATCATCTGTTGTTACAGTAGTTTCTGCTGTATTTGGAGATTCACTGGCTGATGTGCCATCTATAGTTGTTGAACTATCTGATGAATCAGTGGAGCCAGGTGAAGTTAAAGTGAGAGCTGCAGCTGTTGAAGCAGAAATTCCTGTTGTACTATCATCTGTTGTTACAGTAGTTTCTGCTGTGGAGCCAAATGTAGTTGCAGTGGGATCGGAAACAGTAGCTGAAACTGTAGTGAGTTCTGTTGTGGAAATAGAAACAGTCCTTGTTAGTGGTATAGCAATGAGCGTATTTTCGCTGTACTCAGTggagcatttgtttaaaatattatatacttGTTTCAGCACAAAAGGTTGCAGTATAAGATTTTATAAGGAAACTAAtctaagaaaataataaataaaataataaaactaagaAAATAATCAGCACTTTTAGTTCAGTAAATCtgaattattttacaattttgggtTTGGATCTCGTTTTGTGCAGACTGCTCTTGCAATTGCCACTTACATGCTGCCTGttatgtgtgaaacaggcctaataagtaaattatctgtaaaagtGGTAGAAATGTCTGTTGTTTCTGTTGTGTGAACTGTTGTAGAAGTTATACCTTAAGTTATACCAGAAGTCTCTGTAGTCCCATTATGTTCTGTAGGCGATCTCCTTCTATCTGACAtcactgtctgtgtgtgtgtgtgtgtgtgtgtgtgtgtgtgtgtgtgtgtgtgtgtgtgtgtgtgtttgcttgcTTGCACACTGTCTCTTACAAACCAAGCAGAAATGGAGATTACTGTAACACACTTACAGTTAAAGTGAAAGGGGcctatttttaaagaaaattcaaTACAGAATTTGGAAATGTACAATTATATAAAAGTACCAATTCTTCTTTACATTGTGTTATGTTGTCACAACAAAGCAGTAAAAATGTACATGACTTTACACAAAATAGTTAGCAAGATTTTTATCACACTAAATCATGTtaatgtgtatatttttatttttgtggctATAGCCTCTATTGGAACATTTGAATATTTTAACAGATTACAATTTAGGAATCTACTGAATCCTGAAATATTCCTGGAAGACAAAAGTAGGCCTAACTACTGCGAGAGGAAAAATAACTCCAAAGGTGAGAAGAGGAAGGAGAAAAAAAGAACAGAAgtctgttcttttgaatttgaCAATTCTGCTTACAGATTCAGATTCTTAATGATTCCTAGTTTCGATTCAATCGAAACGATTAGATCATTTAGTCTTTTAACAAAGCATTCTTTTGCAGCTGAATAACATGAGCAAAAGTCAGCAGCCTACAAAACACTTGTCCTACAAGAGAAATGTGTGCCAATGGTTTTAACAAAAATACCATAACAAAAACAACTAGATAATGTAAATTTTAGaaattaaattgttaaataaacaGTCAGTAACAAGGTAGGAACAAACAATTAGCAACAGCGTAAATAAATACAGCTGATGAAATttcaggtacagaaattgaaaCCACAAGTTTAGAAACACTGCATGGTTTTCTTTTCATAAAATATAGATTAGATTAATCCTCATTAAAGTTACATaatatgtttttcttttgttctttgattaacattaacaGGAAGCATGTTGTTAGGCTGTTGTCTCTTCACACAGAAGGCACACAGatctaaaaatactgttacacacgCGCTCATCTGTTTCTCATCTGTTTACGTTAACAGTACGTATGGATGTGTTTACAAGGATATACTAATGTGATTTTGTGCATACTGGTGGTAAGATGTGAAATAAGTAAATTCCGGCCTCTAACTAATTTTTCTGCAGGTAAAATGCTCGGTATGGTTCGAGAACGGACACAGGCAGGGAACCCGCTTCAGATATGACTGGTCTCAGCTTGTGTACAAGTCATTATGTCAAGATGTTGTTGTCTATCTATGTTTCCTCATggtcaataaaaataaataaataaataaaataaaatgacattaaattgGGAACGCAGGAATCATTAAGCGGAATCGAAATGTATGTGTCTTATAGAGTACCTGGTTCTTGCAAATTCGTAACCGGTTCTCTGACAAGCCATggtatacattaaaataaaaatgaaatgatcTAGTACAAGTGGATGTATAGGTCTGCAATGActatgcctaaaatcattaatAAACTATTGTTGTTCTGGGGATCTGATATCTGAAATAATGGACAGGATTCTTACATATTTTCCATTTAGAAAAATCCATCCTTTTCCAGACTCAAAATTCCAAACCTCTCAGTAGATTTTCAGACCATATGTTACATAAATGGTTCATATGGCAGGATTTTCAGCTTTATATTTGGTATACAGTACAGTcatctgtaaatgtttttatattctcattaattttcctaaaacaaacaataatactaataaaaacaaacacagacaTTTCTATGCACACAAGTAAATTTTTTGTGCTTTTAAGAAACTATTCACATGTGCATGGGGATTTTTTACATGCTTACGCATTACAATTaacttaaacattaaaataaactttttctTTTGGGCATCAACTTACTATGAATAAAATGAAAGCATGGTTGCACATGAATTAATAGAGATTTGGCTTTCCTTGTGGTAGTACCtctaatattacagttttttacagacgctaggacacatttctcagtacttaggtcacttttgcaaaactcttcacacaattctcctaaccgactttcagcttggcaaagcagttcatttcacattcaaaatgcactacaactaccaaaacactttattcaggtctcaaataaactcattcttccagaacactagcgaAGGtcgacagccgacaaacacactttgtcacccacaaaacaacgacctaaaaacactaacaacatgtagcattacacagtgttttcttgtgtaaaacaaggacacatctttGTTTATAATTGcagtatatattgtttataactgcaatatatgttactggaatgaatcacacatgaatttgtcaatattttatgttgtttatttatttttattttttatttatttttatttatttttttaagtaattacaaaatacaagaatttgtatacacaccatccactgatacagatacaatagtaatgctaatctattgcatttttagatttgaaatatgtttcaataaaatattgctgttgaattttgctgtcttattcagttttgcattatgttattgttttgaacataagtttaacagttttgaaaacagtatgttagcacgtgcaaaatgtcctgtacgtaaaagatttttggcagttgttgtgtttgagtgagaaaagaattcatgaaatttgagagatgtagtcattgaatgcattttgtgccaaaacaatgctaattgatcctcagtttagcccacatagacttctgttgtgctcactgtgtgaagagttttgcaaaagtgacctaagtattgagaaatgtgtcctagcgtctgtaaaaaactgtaatcccTAATGTCCAATATAACATCCTCTCTGGCAGCGGAGAAACCATGACACGAAATGGGCTGATTCCATAGTACCCTGCATGCACTGTCCTATTTGTGGACATGGACAGATATATAAAAAACACAAGTGCTCAAAATTTGGGTTTCATTAGGGCCGTACATCTTATTTTAAGGCCTTAGGTCTCTTTAACGCATACTCTTTGGCTGCACCACACCACAAAATGGGCTGATGGCACAATATGTGGCTCAGTGTGCAGTTTACTGGTTTCTCATGTGCACCTAAAAgtctgtatattttatttttgcaaatatCCTTGAGTCTCTGTAATACGGTGCATTGACGGTGCAGAACCTGCATTTTGCATAATGAAAAAGTGCACCTTGAATTCACTCAGTCGTGTTTGACAATCACTAAAGAATCACTACAAAGCAGCAATGAAAACACATTTCttgtataataaatgtattttcattaaattcttaattttctattataaattaaaaagtaaatgagGCAAAAGTCTGGAAATGCACATTGTTTTTCCATACTTTGCTTTCGtttttccatacttttccagACCTGGAAATTCTGTGTAAAGATGCTGTCTGGTTATGAAGCAAACATGAAGTCAGTCTAAAATTgttaataatcaataataaaaaattaaacagtGAATTTCTATTTAGTATTTGGGTCTGTATGCTGAAAACAGACAGtagtgaaaaaatatatttctagcACATATGATTTCACACAGATCAAGCATACTAGACTACAACCCGCTCCAAAGCACAGGAGCGACATGATTTTTATTACTTCTAAAAATTACTTCTAatctaatatatttatataaacaaataTGGACACACAAAACAGGTGGTTAACTTGAAACGTTGAACTTCCCTAAACTTGACACACAGAActtatatacatataaattatGTATGCATACACATACAGCCATTTTCCACAAAATGTAATTTACATTCATTGGCTATTTGTTTTATAGCCTTCATTTCATTTTGCTTTGCATATCTGATTAACTGAATTAATTGAAATTATCAAATGGTCACTTGATTATACAAGTAATTGTTAGTTGCATctttatataatgtgtgtgtgtgtgtgtgtgtgtgtgtgtgtgtgtgtgtgtgtgtgtgtgtgtgtgtattaaaatgtaataagaaaaaaatgtcctattcttataaaacaaattctTAGATGAAATTCAGTTTTAGTTGGTTGTGATTTGAAAAACAATTACCTTGTGTATTTGTAGAGAAAATATCTGTTGTAGCTGGGACAGTTGAGGTTGAAGTAGAATCTATGGTGGATAAAGAAACGGGATATGAGGTCTGAACTGGCAACATAAATTCTCAACTCGCCATTTTgccattttacattttattgagagtatgtatatatacacacttgTTTTTGACAGATATACTGTATTTTCTAAACACACTTTCAAGTCCATGTAATCTTACACAGATGCTTCTGGAGGAATCAAAGTATTACAGCAACAAAATATTTGTTCCTTTGAGTTGGTTGTAACCAgcattatatttttaatcaaaatatattttatagaatGTTTACTGCTTCATGTTCATCAACAAATttgatttacaaaacattcagcACCAAACATTACTAGTCTTTTAACGTAAACTCACACAGTGTCCTAATGCTACATCATGAAATGTAGGATACACTTagtattcaatattttttttacatgttaaTATGTGCTCGGTCAATTTATGGCCCAGTAGAAAAAAATATAACATGGCAAattcatttaactttttttttttttttttcattttatgtatatttttcacCCTACCTGAAATGAGAGAAAGACTCAAGATCAGAATGAATAAAGATGTGTAGCTTATTCCAGTCATTTCTCAAAATGATGCCAGAGTCCAAACACAAGAAAAATAATCCCAGTCTTGTGCTGGAGCAGCTTCTAACACATCTCAGTTTGTGTAACAGTTTACCTTCCCGAGTACATGGTACAGATATTAAAACACATTCTGAAAACCATAATCACGGATCAAAGTCCACTGTGAGAGAGATCATGTAACACTTATAAAGATAAAGACTCATTTTCTTTGAATCATTTCACATTTCTAGTTCTAACGTCATTTTACAATACAGGTATATTATACAAACTGGTGGATACTTCCTCCCCTCATATTTAACTCACTTGAGCACTTCAAACCAGGAAACTGAAACACTGTGAAACACTCTCATGATTTGGATATAATGGCTGACTGAAGGAACACAGCTGTTGCGTAACACATGACAACACATAACAGTCCTTTTCAATACTAGCATACAGTGCAATGTATTCAATTATAAAGTCAAATGTGTGTTTATAATAGCCTTTTAGGCCAGAAAAAAATCCAGCCAGAAttttataaaaactataatatgtC belongs to Garra rufa chromosome 3, GarRuf1.0, whole genome shotgun sequence and includes:
- the LOC141331253 gene encoding uncharacterized protein, with the translated sequence MTGISYTSLFILILSLSLISDSTSTSTVPATTDIFSTNTQELTTVSATVSDPTATTFGSTAETTVTTDDSTTGISASTAAALTLTSPGSTDSSDSSTTIDGTSASESPNTAETTVTTDDSTTGISASTAAALTLTTPGSTDSSDSSTTIDGTSASESPNTAETTVTTDDSTTGISGSTSGDSTATTPGFTGSAGISTTIDFTATSESPNTAGTTVTPADSTTGISGSTSGDSTATTPGFTGSAGISTTIDFTATSESPNTAGTTVTPADSTTGISGSTSGDSTATTPGFTGSAGISTTIDFTATSESPNTAGTTVTPADSTTGISGSTSGDSTATTPGFTGSAGISTTIDFTATSESPNTAGTTVTPADSTTGISGSTSGDSTATTPGFTGSAGISTTIDFTATSESPNTAGTTVTPADSTTGISGSTSGDSTATTPGFTGSAGISTTIDFTATSESPNTAGTTVTPADSTTGISGSTSGDSTATTPGFTGSAGISTTIDFTATSESPNTAGTTVTPADSTTGISGSTSGDSTATTPGFTGSAGISTTIDFTATSESPNTAGTTVTPADSTTGISGSTSGDSTATTPGFTGSAGISTTIDFTATSESPNTAGTTVTPADSTTGISGSTSGDSTATTPGFTGSAGISTTIDITATSESPNTAGTTVTPADSTTGISGSTSGDSTATTPGFTGSAGISTTTDVTTTSESPNTAGTTVTPADSTTGISDVTTLNPTSTTADSTTKTVITTTTSTQSSIKTTTAVPCANGGTPLNNQGCLCPPGFTGRLCNTVEPQLVPDNIERAVNVTMEVNERFTNEHSNQSSAVYKNFAERFNRSVISTYEKKLKGFLRVDKIILSPGGPVKTRSQRRERSLTLKETTSDSSLKVEHDVLLDVKNDGTMSATYEALVENVQTIIVEIKNSPETEFVINEVNASRTALNLDGACDRTLANLSDTYQKFYKAVESDDGVICVTQCDAAHEDQIICKNEGTCEVSDKGPSCYCRHTDEVWYLGDRCSLQVHRTGFYAGLGTVAAVAVIVVALLTAYLIMNKRTVKRNKDIKQDLVKEWLEDDFEWPPQKKTSQTADRYDNPVYSPGGMHKQNSFERSYTPNFSPEPDIHLRYLQRDQPMRLERPQIRSSFDT